CCTCACTAGTTCAGGCAGATGCTCGCTGTTCACATGGATGGTTAGTTACATTAGTTTTTGATTTACAGCCTTTCTGATGTAGGGTCATCTTTAAAGCACCATTGTATGCAGTCAGGAAACTCACATACCTTTGTCTCATCACCTTCACCACGACTGCGATTAGAACAATAAGCCCAGCGGCTGCTCCCCCTGTTACGAATACAGGTGTCCAGGACTTCTTTCCTAAAATGTTGGGAAATATTGTTGCATTTTAGGACATTGGAGTTAAAACATTCATCTTGTAATAACATTCCTGAGCATGGAAAGCAAATTTCCTTGATCTTGGAACCACCGAGCTCCTTTCAAACCTCAGTGCCGAATCTTGCATTGAGTGAATGTATTCTGTGTTGTGCCTTGGGGCAAATATGAATTAAAGAATAGAAGATTCAATATAAGTCCTGGTGTACAATTCACATCAGGAAAATTGAGTGCACACTGACGTTGTATATTTGGCAAATGAGCGAGTATTATCACATCAGAATACATGCCAGCGAACATAACAGATGCACCCGAAAAAGCTATAATCTATGCAGATAAGTCAATTTATTTAGATTAATAGAAACGAGTTTTACATAGTCAGATGGGCCTGAACAAGGTGGAAGTGAGCATGTAGTTTGTACACAATGCGGTATCAGATTGCGAAAAGAAATCAGACCTTTGAAAGGGTTTATTTtcattctatatatatatatatatatatatatatatatatagatgattGGTTATGTCTTGTGTCCAGATAACTTCATCTTACTTGACAAATATAAATTCAGCACCTTTCAGAAGACTGAAATTTAACATGGGTAATGCTGATCACTCCATTCAGTTGGTCATTGTCCATTGGTGAAAAATGCATCTTGTATTAATTAGAGATAGATTCAGAATTGACCCCTTGAATAGAGCTGTTTTTTTTTCTGACACGCATACTGTTGAGTTAGTGACTGCATAGTAATTGACAACGGCTTCATAGTATTCAATAGAATTAAACATGTACCCTCAGAGTGGAGCTGGTATTTGCTGACACAATCTCCGTGCTTGTTGGTTGCAACACATGAAATGAGGTTTCCAGTTTCAGTTGGTTGATCCAGTCTCAGGGAGCTCTGTAGCAGGTACCTGTTCATGACCCAGGAGCTGATTTCCACATCTGATCTCATTTTAGTGATGATTCTCCCGTTGAGGCCCCACGTAATGTTTGCAGGTGGATTAGCTCTGATCCTGCAGGTACAATTAGTCCAATATGCAGAGCTGGTGCAGTTTGGACCGGCTATAATTATGGGTTTATCTGTAAAAAAAAAGCAAGAAGAAATGATTACATCTAACAGTTGCAGTGTCTAAGTACAATTAACTTAGTTGTTGAACTATCCATAATGGTCCTGGTAGATTTTTCTTTTAAATAGGAAACAGCCGATACTGCAACAGTAATGGCTTATTATATTTTCACTTCTAAGAGGCTAGCACTTAGACACCATTTCATATCGAATGCAATGAATGTTCGTCCCACCCTTCTCTTGACAGATGTTATCAGATTCATCAGATGGGCGAATTGCAGAATGCTAATTATCTATAATATGCCCACCAATGTGTCTTACCTGCCAGTGTTTTAAAAGGTCAATTAATTTTATAGCTTCCCTAGGTTTGGTCTTTTAAGCATATTCCTTTGTCAGCTAACAGACTCCAGTTCAAAAAGTCGACACTCTGAATATTACATGACTAACTCAACATTGACACATATCTTGTGGATGTTTTGAGTTCATAAAGaacagccagcacggatttgtaaagggaGCAGACAAGATTGTTGAGGGGTAAGCAACAGATGTTGTCTTTTTGGATATCAAGAAAGTGTtcaacaaagtgccacataaaaggctggttaacaaaattgaggctcatggaataggagggccagtgtcagcctggatttaaaaaaaagagctgaagcacagaaaacagcgagtcgtggtaaatggttgtttttcagactggaggatggtagacagtgatgatcCCCAGGTTCAATGCGCGGACAACCGCTTTATTCTATATACATATGACTTTGATATTGTAATATAGagtgaaatttcaaaatttgccaatgataccaaattggaaggtatggcagacagtgaggatgataccagtcaTCTGCAATAGGAcgcagataggcgagcagaatggatagacaagtggcagatggaatttaacacagagaagtgtgaggcagtgcactttggcagaagggatagggagtggCGATATGGACGAAATGGAACAGTTCTCAATTGTGTACAGCGATCGCgtgacctggggattcatgtgcatcgatctttaaaagtggcagaacatattgagagagtatttAACAGAGCATAAAGGATCTTGGGCTTTCTAAACtctggtattgagtacaaaagtagggaaattatgccaaacctttataaagctcagaTTAGCCCAGGACTAGAGTTTGCATCCACTTCTGGTcagtacactttaggaaggatgtgaggatccttcggagtctgcagaggagatttactggaatggctccagggatgggggattttaggtacaatgttagtttggagaagctggggttgttctccttggagcaaaggtgattgagaggagatttaatagatgtgtacaagatggTGAGAGGTTTAGATACAGTAGACAAACTAAAGCTgtgcccattagttgatggtacaaggactagaggaagcATATTTAAAATTTTGGGCGAGGTGCATGGGGGTGAGGAAGAACGATTtacgtagcgagtggtaatgacctggaactcgctgcctacagggtgagggaagaggagaagatgaatggattcaaaattggatagacacttgaaagaaataaacttgcagagctacagggatagatTAGAGGAATGGGGCTGACAagattgctctacaaagagccggcatggactcgatgggccgaatttcCTCCCTTCGTGCTCTAATAACTCAATGACATATACCAGAGGTTGGGTTTTCACCACTTCATCAGATAGTATTCGGAAAATTTATGCTCATCAAAATGCAGGAGGTAAATTCTGAGGAATGGATGATTGTTTACTTCAGACCACCAGCATTACTTGTGAACTATTCAATGCGGAGTAAATATGCTTCTGTCCCAACCTCATAAAGGTACTGCCCGGTGAATGTATTAGATATTGAGCTATGTTCCACTCCTAGCTTTCTCACTGAGATGGCCAGGTCAATTTCCATTATTGAAGCCATACAGGTTGgtttgcgctctgtctgcaggaagGGTCCCGAAATTTTCACTGTCCTCGCCTTATTCTCATTGGAGCCTTCCAGCAAGTGTGCACATGGAAGCTGTAAATTAAAGCAGAACTCATGAAATGTAAGGCAAATATCCAATTCAGAAATGCATGCAGACTTACACTGCACAGAAATCTGTGTGGAGCTGTTTACTGTGCCCTGGTTATTTTTAGCCACACACCAATATTCACCATCATCTTCAGAACTGATGTTGTGGATAAACTGCTTTAGTTCGCCAGTGGAAGATCTGCTCAACTCTTCACCATTTTTCACCCATCTTAAACTGAGCGGTGGTTTTGCCCTGGCCGTGCAGTATAATAATGAGGAGCTGCCTTCCACCACTACTATAGAGGAATTAACGCTTGGTTTTTCCAGTCCACCTAAAACAGGCATAAAGGTAAAATATGAATGACGATTCAGCATGATTTAACTCCTAATGTAGTCATTATATTGGGTAGCAGGTCGTGTCTGAATTACAATCTTCAATTGTTTACTGTCTCAGAGTTTAAATGTACAATTAAAACGTAGTTTGTTTGGGCATTTGCCCCTGTTTTTCTGCTTATTGGGATCGGTACATTAATACTAGTCACAAATTCAGGCCAGTTCTGAAGCCCAACCAGAGATGAGATCTGATGTTATCGAAGTGACTAGCTTTAGATCATATTTCGCCATATCATTTGCTATAACCATTGATTACCAACTAAACTCAAAGCGTTGCTGCACGTTCTTAGAATGAAAATAACAATCACACAAACCAATCTCCTGGACTCGGCAGCACTGACGTGGGAACAGGACAGCCAGTGAGATTCGGAGTCTTGCTCATATGGAGGATAAACAGCATCACGGAgtggttgggccgaatgacctgttttacTGCTGGAATTCCGATATATCTCTGTGTTTAGAATATGACCCATTGCGTTTGTCATCAGAAACTCGCTACCCTCAGTTTCAACTGCCCTTAAAAGTTCAGCCGAGGAAATAACAACATTTGTCCACTTTATGCTTGGTTCATTCAGATTGAAGCATTGGGAAGACAATGTACCAAAGAAACAAAATCAAAACTCACTTAAAACAGAAAGACGGACTTCATAACAGTGAGTGCGATACGTAGAATAAATCCAGCTGGAGAAAATTTCCACGATGAATTGATAGGTACCCACATCACTCTTCCTAATATCCTTTATCTGGAGGGAGCATTGCCCTTTTGCAAGGTTGCCCTTGAGCTCAGCTCGCCCACGATAGTTAGAGTGCTGCCTGGATGAGTTTTTCGAATCATAGATGGTGATGCCACGGGGATTATCAGGACCAGGGCCCTTCTTTAACCACCTGCCGTGCAGGTTGGTGATATAGTCTATATTATTAAATGTACACGGGATCTCTGCATCTGAACCCAACGCTGCCGACACAACTTCTGGCATCACCACAGAGAACTGAACCCTGCAAATAACTGAGAACAAAAATACACAACTTTTAAAAATGCATTCAAAATCCTCTGCAACATCTTTAATAGCTATAAAAACATTTTTTAATTGAGAAATAATCACCCATCGCAATTGTAATTCATGTCTCATTCAATGCATTTTCACATCAAGTTAAATACTAATTAAATACCAACCGCACCTATAGAAATGTTTATTGGAAGACCTATTCGATCACTCTTTATGGGCTAATCATATGCAAATCTAATTCTCATCTAGAAACTGAATTCATGTTCACTGAAAAGCACGTGAATGTCCAATTCAAATCCTTCTTATATATACATTAAAATTACAGTTAATTAAAATGAACGTTCAATATCCATTGCTGCTCACTTGAATTACTCAATAAATATGTATTGGCATTTTATAAATGTGCACTGCAATACtaattaaatttaatttaaaagaTCAATATTCAAATATTGTTTGAATAGGTAACAAACGGCAATAAAACATGTGTAAATCATGCGTTAATCACTCATGTAATTCCTGCTCACCAGTTTTAAATCAGTTACCACAAATCAATTCTATTATGCACTGTCCTGTTCACTTACCAAAAGATATAAATAAAGTGTTGTGGAAATTACTACAACCATAAGAAAGTTACCTTCTGCTAGTGTCATGAGGGAAACAAACACGCAAATCCACATGGCTGGAAACAATTGTCGATTTCCCTGTCAAAATGACGAACCAGTTTTGTAATGAAGTTCATTCAATTTCCGCATTCTCCTTTCCAGTCActtcgtgtattcctttgttagtCATCATCAGAGTCTGGGAGAAGTCAGGGATTCAGTACTGTGCTTACCCATGCAGCTTGTCTGGCTGGTGAGGTGGACTGCAGCATATTTTACACATGCAACGTCTGTCACCGACTCTTATTGAATGTGATGGCACGCTTTATCTAACAGTTGCAAAATAATATTTAATACAGAAATAGCATATATCTGTCTATGTCAAACACAAACATTCAAAATGTGCCGTTATATACGAACATTGCAAATTGGAATCTGCATTAGTAGGGCACCGCCCACGCTTGCAGACAGCTCTAACTCCCATTttgctcacttttagctttctggcaGCTAATCCTAGATGAAAGTTGTAGACTTGTGACCACAGTTAATTTTGTGCAGTTGGTAGCCGTGTGGTTTCGAGACCTTGGTTAATTTGTGCTCTGGTACCCATTTATGACGTCAGAGATAGGAGATGTTTGACATTAACAGTATTCATTGTGGTAAACGGCCTGTTTTCTCATTAATATAACTCAGTATATTCACAATTGAGCTCACCAAATTTTGCGAAATTAACCGAAATTTTACTCTATTTGTTACAGGGCTTCTCTTTCAAGTCTCGGTTTGAGGTCAGGCATGTACAAAATGGTTTActgggctaatacctggaatgggcgggttgtcttctgaggaaagtttggacaggctgtcTCCTATCCCTTTTGTGCTGAATTGTGCACATTCCAcaccatatatcagtctcagaacaAATAGTCATTGCATTCCTTTTCTCGTGGAGTAGAAACCAAAGACCAATGAGAAAAGGTACATTCTACACAAATTCCATTTGGCCCGTTGGTCGTCATCTTTTGCACTAAAGGTTATTTGAATGTCCAAAATGGAAAACATGTGCGATTTCATTAGAAAGAATATCAGTGTCATTTCAAATGTGATCTCCAGTTATTAATGGTGAAAAGGACAGAAATATCAAATACAACTGATGTTGAGACAGAACTAGGTATGCAAGCTGCAATAGCCCGTGGGGAGAGATTTCAAAAACCCCAATGAACTATATTTCAATTTTGAAGCTAGCAAGGGCAAGAACAGAAATCATCCGTGTCATGGAGAACTTGTATTCTATTTGCATTTTATAAAGAAATTGACTGAATGAAACATTGACATCTTGTACGTTGTCAGGAGTCGAAATGCCTCAGTTCTCAAACCAGAAGCTCCTCAGACCCGGTTGCATTGGTTTGTCACTTCCATTTCAATTGAATGGATAAATCCAGTGCGTAATGAATGAAATCTACCTCGTGACCTGCATCCTGGTGTGATACCAGACCCGCTGTTCTCATCTGGACCAAACCAGCAAGGTCATTGGCAACTATTGCAGTCCATACTGAATGCAGGATGTCTGTATACTATAGTGGGAAGGTTCCCTCTTTGTGTTAGTGACGATGTACAATTACATTGAATTTGTGACACTGAAACTGGCCATTCTGATCAACTGGCCTTTACCGGTGTTTATTCTCCCCATGAGCCTCTTCCTGCTCCTTTTCATTTCAGCAGATCAGCATAACCTTAGATTCCTTTCTCTACCATTTACTTacgtagcttccctttaaatgcatcgatACGCTACGCCTCAAGTACTATTTGTGCCAACGAGTTTCACATTGTCacaactctctggggaaagaagttgacACAGGGAATATTTGTTGTGAATATTCCCAGTGGTCTCATCATTTCTACTTTTGCTTTACGCTATTACACTTCTGTCATGTGATCTGCTCGTGCTCTCCACCTGATCAGTCACAGCCTATTCCATCTTTATTAAATCTTTTTCCTTTTCCAGCCCACGCCCCTCAGCACCATCTCATTTTTTCCTCCCTTCCTCTGCTCCACTTCCTCACCtacccttcccttcttccctcgcTCCATTCTTCCATTTCCTAGCACATCcagtcccctccccatctccttcgCTTGCTACCCACTCCTCCCaactttctcttcccccccccccagccccattCTGAATTATTTAAGCACGGATATAAACCCAACTGTGCGGATTTGAAAGGTTATAGGTCTGAGGTAATACTGGACAAGTTGGGGCTCTTGTGTCTTTTATGCTAGAACAATTTCTGGAATTAAATCAGTACCTGTTTTGCATCGGATCACCTTATAGGACAAATATTCTGTATGTGGGCTTCCCCACGTCCAAATATCCCAGTAACCTTCCCCTTTTCCATCCTACTCTACCTGCTCCTCATACCCCTCACCTCCTCTCCATTCGCCATTCGACCAAAGGAGCCCCCGCTCACATAATTGGCCCTGCCTGCAGGTCACAATTCCATGCTTCAGCAGAATGCGTCCATCTCGATGTGTACATCATATTGAGCCCAGAATCCGGGGGCGCACCGTCACCTCGTTGTCACAGAATTCCAACCTTATTCATCAATGTCTACAACGACCAGCTAAACAATGACACCTGACGTTGTTGTGCCTCTCTCTTGGCTGCTGTAAATACTTTAAATTCCACATCAtctcattttattcatttgaaacaGTGTCCACCTTCTATTAACTACTGGTCGCAGGTCTCAGGTTCCACGTGGAGATCAAAACTTTCAATTCAAATCATATAAAGAGTGGTTTATACTGCAGTGCGACGGAGGTAAGTGTCGCCCGGTGAGGTCTCACTAGATGTGGAGAGGGTTGCACGGAATAATCATGTGGAACAGAGTTTTAAACAGTTTCGTGGTTTGCCACGCTGCTCTGGAAGAATCTGTGTTTCACAGCTTTCTGGAGTGAGAATACTGGCAACCCTTCTTCCATTATTTGAAGGAACAGCTCCACAATTTCTGGCTACACTTCATGGCCGCCTGCTGTAGTATGGAGGCGGAAAGTCAAGGAACTCCTCaggggtctgctcctgggccttgcCAAGATGTTCATTAACAAGTCCAGACAACTAGCCGTCAAGGGCACCACTCAGTTGGTCTATATGCCCCTTCGCTGCGCCCATATCAACACCCGAGTGCCCAGAGAGGTGGAACGTGTGGCATCTACAGGTATATTGAGGCTTTCCAACACCAGTGGGCACTAAAAGGACTGGAACACACAGTCAACCCGGCCAATAAGGTTATCATTGAGcaacatttttttttctttactgCAACTTGTGATTGATTGTGCATGCACCTTTCAAAAAAAAGTAACAAATTTCTTCACCagactgggatggcgggattgtcctacgaggagaCATTGCAGagattgggcttgtattctctaaagTGTGGAAGAACGAGAGatgatctcgttgaaacatacaaaattcttacagggttcagCAGGGTTGATGGAGAAAtgacgtttcccctggctggggagtctagaaccaggagacacagtcccagaataaagagtaggccatttaggactgagaacaggatgaatttcttcactcagagggttgtgaatctttagaattatccagcacagagggctgtggagactcagtcattgagtctttTCAAGATAGAGATCATTAGATTTCCACAAAttaaaggtatcaaaggatatggggatagtgcgggaaaacagCTTTGAGGTAGACGCTCAGTCATGGTGCAGTTAACTggcgaaacaggctcgaggggccgaatggcctacttctgcttctattttctatgttcctatgtttcgatGTGAATGTGAGTGGTGACGCATCACCCTTACTGACCAATCAGAAGAGAAGGAATGTCCCATTTCCTTGGAAAACTACCCCTTTTTGGGATACTGCGGATATGCCTCTGTTCCACTTACAAATCGATTCTGATCCATTAGGCAGCTCAGTCGCACTAATTTACGTTCGCGCCTTTGAAAGGCTTGCGCTGAAAGCTGAACATACCTTCAACTCTTCAATACTGACCCAGTGTCCAACACAAGCTGGGTGTGTTTTGCCGATTGCGGCCTTGTGTAAACATCATTTGTAAATTGAGTgagataaggagagagagagagagaatgggagaaggcaacgagagagagtaaagagaagtTACAGTGAACAGCAAGTGGTAAAATGCAAGTGGATAAAGAAAAGGTAATAATAAATTAACTTGCGAAAACAAAGCCTGTCATGAGGGTAGGTAAGCAGAAGTTTTATTATTTCATAGAGAAACTCAGCGAAGAAGGGATGCATAGGGATGAAGCTAAGACAAATCAAGCCGTTAGGTGAGGACAGACTAGGGCTTTGAATATCTGTAGAGTAGAAGAggaagggaattgagggaaggcagTATGGAAGGGCTTCACTGGTTTGAGATCATGTGCAAAGATCGAACTAGAGCGGGAGATTATATGAAAAATGTTGAATTGAACGTAATGAGGATATAGGGAGTGAGAGAGACCTGTAAAAGAATCATTTACTAACTAAGGTGGCTCAACTGCCCGTTTCTGCAACATATTCTGAATCATTCAGAAATACCCTGCATTAGCGGTTATACTGTAGGCCCAGTCCATTGCACACTAGAATATCTGATCTCATTGTGGTTTGGGCTGCAGTTGACTGCTGGAATATGTTATGTGTGGGAATAGACCTTTTCCCAATGCATAGAGTCTGTAAAAAGAACCAAATGTGTTTTGATATGTTTGAAAATAACTAATACAACCCAACATAGGCAATCCTTTTCGAAATATAtgtttatatatacatatatatatatatataaaacacacatacacacacccattgTGTGAAAATGCTACATAAAATGAAATGCACCACCAGTCGGTCAGCATTTGAAAGTAAACAGAGAGTTTGTGATCCATTTATTTCAATATATTTATACCAtgttttaaaaaggagagaggGAACATTTGGGATAAAATGATAAAGGTTTGTTAATATCCTCGCAAACAGCAACATCTATGTGGAGAACCCGAAGAAATaaagtaagaacttgcatttatttagctctTTTCGAGACTTTTGGGCGCTCCACAGCCATACACGTACTTACTCAAATGGAAtggctgttgtaatgtagaaaatatggCAGCCACCATACgcacagcatgctcccacaaacagcaatgtgataatatccagatttttagtgatgttgctggAGATGCAAACATTGACCAGGCCACTCGAGAGAGAACCTCTGTTCTTCTCCAAAATAGCAGCCAAGAGATAGTTTGGGCCCACCTGAGAAATGAGGCAGGGTTTCGGTTTAATCTTTCATTTCtaaacggcacctccaacagtgcagcactccctaagtacgacATTGGGTGTGTCCGACCAGATTTTGCACTTGTGTCTTTCTGGTGGGACTtgcactcacaaccttctgactaaaaGACAATAGGGCTCCGGTTGATATCATATTTTCTAATAGTCTTCTGGGAAGCAGTTCATAAGGGATTGATCCCCATTCGGTAATGTGCAGCTTTGTAGTCCCGTCAAGCCTTTTTCTTGTTTGCTTATCGTTCGTTTTCAATTCTGATGACCTATTTAGCCAAAATATTCACTAATATATTTGAATATATTTTCCTCAAAGAAAGAAACTGAGCTGTACTGTCTTTGCAGCACTCTTTGGTTTTCAACACGGGTTTCGATACCGGGGATGTCCAAGCTCTTCATCTCTCTCGCATAGCCACCATACCCCTCTCCATGTTCGTATGGAGTTAACTGGGACAATGAATTCTTTTTGCTTCGTTGAAAAGCACAAGTATGAATAGAATGTCCAAAAGAAGGTAATGTGAGGCTATTACATCTGGACATTACCATAGATTTCCTCATGAAAGTGGAACGGAGGTCAGGTGTAGATTTGTGAAACAGAAAAAGGGGGATTGAGTTCTACAAAGCGGAAGGGGCTCATTTGTGGTCCTTCACTCTGGCGAATAATGTAAGGTAACGCTTTA
This window of the Heterodontus francisci isolate sHetFra1 chromosome 39, sHetFra1.hap1, whole genome shotgun sequence genome carries:
- the LOC137352696 gene encoding myelin-associated glycoprotein-like, with amino-acid sequence MWICVFVSLMTLAEVICRVQFSVVMPEVVSAALGSDAEIPCTFNNIDYITNLHGRWLKKGPGPDNPRGITIYDSKNSSRQHSNYRGRAELKGNLAKGQCSLQIKDIRKSDVGTYQFIVEIFSSWIYSTYRTHCYEVRLSVLSGLEKPSVNSSIVVVEGSSSLLYCTARAKPPLSLRWVKNGEELSRSSTGELKQFIHNISSEDDGEYWCVAKNNQGTVNSSTQISVQYKPIIIAGPNCTSSAYWTNCTCRIRANPPANITWGLNGRIITKMRSDVEISSWVMNRYLLQSSLRLDQPTETGNLISCVATNKHGDCVSKYQLHSEGKKSWTPVFVTGGAAAGLIVLIAVVVKVMRQRKKVREATSVMDWSGDAVIYSTVLNALNTESDEQYTDARLVTPQSVKPAQSEEIVYTTVTISNLRKHK